The proteins below come from a single Mustela erminea isolate mMusErm1 chromosome 14, mMusErm1.Pri, whole genome shotgun sequence genomic window:
- the JMJD1C gene encoding probable JmjC domain-containing histone demethylation protein 2C isoform X1, with the protein MAMAVETRLELVGKRFLCVAVGEEARPERRESGRCWRGWRAGVIRAVSHRDSRNPDLAFSTQFSLVEKMDAKEEVYVEFDDLEWDKREWVKVYEDFSTFLVEYHLIWARRIDPSQTQGSKSKQIQWPALTFKPLVEKSIPSSITAVEFLVDKQLDFLTEDSAFQPYQDDIDSLNPVLRDNPQLQEEVKVWVKEQKVQEIFMQGPYSLNGYRVRVYRQDSATQWFTGIITHHDLFTRTMIVMNDQVLEPQNVDPSMVQMTFLDDVVHSLLKGENIGITSRRRSRASQNSNTVHGHYTRAQANSPRPAMNSQAAVPKQNTHQQQQQRNIRPSKRKGSDSSIPDEEKMKEEKYDYIARGENPKGKNKQLMNKRRKPEEDEKKLNMKRLRTDNVSDFSESSDSENSNKRMINNSSEQKPENELKNKNTSKINGEEGKSQNNEKIGEETLILDSQPPWDQIQEDKKHEEPEKPKSLDSQLQEKMIIHSSEQATLSDHNPNDLLLQECSMEKTHTLELLPKEKFVSRPPTPKCVIDITNDTNSEKVAQEISSTFGLQTLQKMDPNVNDSKHSIANAKYLETAKQDSDQSWVSDVVKVDLTQSNVRSVSSGNDHPNMEKEKNQYVSYMSSLSTVSVTEDKLHKRSPPPETVKSKLNTSADALKTKSNPSPEVIKPKITHSPDSVKSKATYVNNQAAGERRLANKIEHELSRCSFHSVPTRGSTLEATKSPLIIDKNEHFTVYRDPALVGSETGANHISPFLNQHPFPLHSSSHRTCLNPGTHHPALTPAPHLLAGSSSQTPLPTINTHPLTSGPHHSVHHPHLLPAVLPGVPTASLLGGHPRLETAHASSLSHLALAHQQQQQLLQHQSPHLLGQAHPSASYNQLGLYPIIWQYPNGTHAYSGLGLPSSKWVHPENAVNAESSLRRNSPSPWLHQPTPVTSADGIGLLSHIPVRPSSAEPHRSLKITAHSSPPLTKSLIDHHKDELERKAFIEPLRSVASTSAKNDLDLNRSQTGKDGLLHRHFVDPVLNQLQRQPQETGERLHKYKEEHRRILQESIDVAPFTTKIKGLEGERDNYSRVPLSSSSPKSHVILKQDKDVECSVSDLYKMKHSVPQSLPQSNYFTTLSNSVVNEPPRSYPSKEVSNIYTEKQSNSVAVAANPQTLTSFISSLSKPPPLIKHQPESEGLVGKIPEHLPHQIASHSVTTFRNDCRSPTHLTVSSTNALRSMPALHRAPVFHPPIHHSLERKESNYSSLSPPTLTPVMPVNAGGKVQESQKPPTLIPEPKDSQAHFKSSSEQSLSEMWKSNNNLSKEKAEWHVEKSSGKSQAAMASVIVRPPSRTKLESVPAMQSGSKDRVSERSSTGANQTDCLKPAEAGETGRIILPSVNSDSAHIKSEKNVQAVSQGSVPSSVMSAVNTMCNTKTDVFTSAATTTSVSSWGGSEIIYSLSNTILASKSLECTSSKSVSHSVAQIQECRVSTTAPVTPASSQTGSAAQPSSGFSGTTDFIHLKKHKAALAAAQYKSSNVTETEPNAVKNQTSTTSPLLDSTVVCSTINKANSVGNGQASQTSQPNYHTKLKKAWLTRHSEEDKNTNKMENSGNSVSEIIKPCSVNLIASTSNDIQNSVDSKIIVDKYVKDDKVSRRKAKRTYESGSESGDSDESESKSEQRTKRQPKPTYKKKQNDLQKKKGDIEEDLKPNGVLSRSAKEKSKLKLQSNSNSAGIPRSVLKDWRKVKKLKQTGESFLQDDSCCEIGPNLQKCRECRLIRSKKGEEPTHSPVFCRFYYFRRLSFSKNGVVRIDGFSSPDQYDDEAMSLWTHENYDDDELDVETSKYILDIIGDKFCQLVTSEKTALSWVKKDAKIAWKRAVRGVREMCDACEATLFNIHWVCQKCGFVVCLDCYKAKERKSSRDKELYAWMKCVKGQPHDHKHLMPTQIIPGSVLTDLLDAMHTLREKYGIKSHCHCTNKQNIQVGNFPAMNGVSQVLQNVLNHSNKISLCMPESQQQNNPQKSESKGNSSPGSDESTDSKLTPPESQSPLHWLADLAEQKSREEKKENKEFALEKQIKEEQEQDSPDSPNSRTSPPVSQNNEQGSTLRDLLTTTAGKLRVGSTDAGIAFAPVYSMGTPSGKSGRTMPNILDDIIASVVENKIPPNKASKINVKPEPKEEPKESRKSAMEENKLYSDIPHSWICEQHILWLKDYKNINNWKLFKECWKHGQPAVVSGVHKKMNISLWKAESISLDFGDHQADLLNCKDSIISNANVKEFWDGFEEVSKRQKTKNGETVVLKLKDCPSGEDFKTMMPARYEDLLKSLPLPEYCSPEGKFNLASHLPGFFVRPDLGPRLCSAYGVAAAKDHDIGTTNLHVEVSDVVNILVYVGIAKGNGILSKAGILKKFEEEDLDDILRKRLKDSSEIPGALWHIYAGKDIDKIREFLQKISKEQGIEVLPEHDPIRDQSWYVNKKLRQRLLEEYGVRTWTLIQFLGDAIVLPAGALHQVQNFHSCIQVTEDFVSPEHLVQSFHLTQELRLLKEEINYDDKLQVKNILYHAVKEMVRALKIHEDEVEDMEEN; encoded by the exons gtccttATTCCTTAAATGGCTACAGAGTGAGAGTATATAGACAAGACTCTGCCACCCAGTGGTTTACTGGCATAATTACTCATCATGATCTCTTCACTCGCACCATGATCGTTATGAATGATCAG GTACTAGAACCACAGAATGTCGATCCTTCTATGGTTCAAATGACCTTTCTAGATGATGTTGTTCACTCTTTGTTAAAAGGTGAAAATATTGGCATTACATCACGGCGAAGGTCTCGTGCCAGTCAAAATAGCAACACTGTTCAC GGTCATTATACACGTGCCCAAGCAAATAGTCCCAGACCAGCAATGAACTCCCAAGCTGCTGTACCAAAACAGAATACCCACcagcaacagcaacaaagaaATATTCGTCCAAGTAAGAGGAAGGGCTCAGATAGCAGTATACCAGATGAAGAGAAGATGAAGGAGGAAAAGTATGATTATATAGCACGAGGAG aaaatcctaaagggaaaaacaaacagttgatgaataaaagaaggaaacctgaggaggatgaaaagaaactaaatatgAAAAGGTTACGAACCGACAATGTTTCAGATTTTTCTGAGAGCAGTGACtcagaaaattcaaataagaGAATGATAAATAATTCCTCAGAGCAGAAGCCAGAGAatgagttgaaaaataaaaacacttcaaagataaatggagaagaaggaaaatcccagaataatgagaaaatagGAGAAGAGACACTAATATTAGATAGCCAGCCTCCCTGGGATCAAATACAGGAAGATAAAAAACATGAAGAACCAGAGAAACCGAAATCTCTTGACTCTCAGCTGCAAGAAAAAATGATTATTCATTCATCAGAGCAGGCCACACTTTCTGATCATAATCCTAATGATTTACTTCTTCAGGAATGCAGTATGGAAAAAACACATACATTGGAATTATTACCAAAGGAGAAGTTTGTATCCAGACCACCCACACCAAAATGTGTTATTGATATTACGAATGATACTAATTCAGAAAAGGTGGCTCAGGAAATCTCAAGTACCTTTGGCCTTCAGACACTTCAGAAAATGGATCCTAATGTTAACGATTCAAAACATTCTATTGCAAATGCGAAATACTTGGAAACAGCAAAACAAGATTCTGATCAGAGCTGGGTTAGTGATGTAGTTAAAGTAGATTTAACCCAATCAAATGTTAGAAGTGTTTCCTCAGGAAATGATCACCCGaatatggaaaaagagaaaaatcagtatgTCTCTTACATGTCTTCTCTAAGTACAGTTTCTGTCACAGAAGATAAGCTACATAAACGAAGCCCACCCCCAGAGACAGTAAAATCTAAGCTTAATACTTCAGCAGATGCTCTCAAGACAAAATCGAATCCCTCGCCTGAAGTTATTAAACCCAAAATTACCCATTCTCCTGATTCTGTAAAGTCTAAGGCCACTTATGTGAACAACCAAGCTGCTGGTGAGAGAAGACTAGCAAATAAGATAGAACATGAATTATCAAGATGCAGTTTTCATTCAGTTCCTACTCGAGGCAGTACATTGGAAGCTACAAAGAGCCCGCTTATTATTGATAAAAATGAGCATTTCACAGTTTACAGAGATCCTGCACTTGTTGGGTCAGAAACAGGAGCTAATCACATTTCACCTTTCTTAAACCAGCATccctttcctcttcattcttcatCCCATAGAACCTGTTTAAATCCGGGTACCCATCACCCTGCCTTAACTCCTGCCCCTCACTTACTTGCTGGTTCATCCAGTCAAACTCCATTACCTACCATTAACACACACCCTCTGACTAGTGGTCCACACCATTCTGTTCATCACCCTCATTTACTTCCTGCCGTGTTACCTGGAGTGCCTACTGCCTCCCTACTTGGTGGCCACCCACGACTAGAGACTGCACATGCCAGCAGCTTGAGCCACTTAGCATTAGCACACCAGCAACAGCAACAGTTGTTACAGCACCAGTCACCTCATCTTCTTGGACAAGCCCATCCTTCTGCTTCATATAATCAGCTTGGACTTTATCCAATTATTTGGCAATATCCAAATGGAACACATGCATACTCAGGACTTGGTCTACCTTCTTCAAAGTGGGTTCACCCAGAAAATGCAGTTAATGCTGAATCTTCATTAAGGAGG AATTCTCCCAGTCCTTGGTTACATCAACCCACCCCTGTGACTTCAGCAGATGGTATTGGATTACTTAGTCACATTCCTGTCAGACCTTCCAGTGCAGAGCCTCATCGGTCTCTTAAAATTACAGCACATTCCAGTCCACCATTGACAAAAAGTTTAATAGATCACCATAAAGA TGAATTGGAGAGGAAAGCTTTTATTGAACCTTTACGTTCTGTTGCATCCACATCAGCGAAAAATGACTTGGATCTAAATAGGTCACAGACTGGAAAAGATGGTTTATTGCACAGACATTTTGTGGATCCTGTACTGAATCAATTACAGAGACAACCCCAGGAGACTGGAGAGAGATTACACAAATATAAGGAGGAACATCGTCGAATCCTTCAAGAAAGTATTGATGTTGCTCCCTTTACAACTAAAATCAAGGGGCTTGAGGGTGAGAGGGATAATTATTCCAGAGTACCATTGTCATCTTCTAGCCCTAAAAGCCATGTCATCCtcaaacaagacaaagatgtagAGTGTTCAGTATCAGATCTTTATAAAATGAAGCACTCAGTGCCTCAGAGTTTGCCCCAAAGTAACTATTTCACTACATTATCTAATAGTGTGGTCAATGAACCACCACGGTCATATCCATCCAAAGAGGTTTCAAATATTTACACTGAAAAACAGAGTAATTCTGTTGCAGTAGCAGCTAATCCTCAAACTctgacttcatttatttcatcTCTTTCAAAGCCTCCACCTTTAATTAAACACCAACCAGAAAGTGAAGGTTTAGTAGGCAAGATACCAGAACATCTTCCCCATCAAATTGCTTCTCACTCAGTAACCACTTTCAGAAATGATTGTAGGAGTCCTACCCATTTGACAGTTTCTTCTACAAATGCACTCCGGAGCATGCCTGCTTTACACAGAGCACCAGTATTTCATCCACCAATCCATCACAgcctggaaagaaaggaaagcaactATAGTAGTCTTTCCCCTCCAACTTTAACCCCAGTCATGCCTGTAAATGCTGGTGGGAAAGTTCAAGAATCACAAAAGCCTCCAACTCTAATTCCAGAGCCGAAAGACTCTCAGGCACATTTTAAGAGTTCTTCTGAACAAAGTTTGTCAGAAATGTGGAAATCTAATAATAACCTCAGTAAAGAGAAAGCTGAATGGCATGTAGAGAAAAGCAGTGGAAAGTCACAGGCTGCTATGGCATCTGTCATTGTACGTCCACCATCTCGTACAAAACTTGAGAGTGTGCCAGCAATGCAGTCAGGTTCCAAAGATCGAGTTAGTGAAAGATCTTCAACTGGGGCAAACCAAACAGATTGCCTCAAACCAGCAGAAGCTGGAGAGACTGGAAGAATCATTCTGCCAAGTGTGAATTCAGACAGTGCTCACATAAAATCCGAAAAAAATGTCCAGGCTGTCTCACAGGGCAGTGTTCCCAGTTCAGTCATGTCTGCTGTAAATACAATGTGTAATACCAAAACGGATGTATTCACATCTGCTGCCACTACCACTAGTGTTTCCAGCTGGGGTGGttcagaaataatttattctttatcaaaTACCATTTTGGCCTCTAAATCCTTAGAATGTACCTCTTCAAAAAGTGTCAGTCATTCAGTGGCTCAAATACAAGAATGCAGGGTCAGCACCACAGCTCCAGTTACACCAGCCAGTAGTCAGACAGGAAGTGCTGCTCAGCCCAGTTCTGGGTTCTCAGGCACAActgattttatccatttaaaaaagcACAAGGCAGCATTGGCTGCAGCTCAGTATAAAAGTAGTAATGTCACTGAGACTGAACCTAATGCTGTGAAAAATCAGACATCTACAACCTCCCCTCTCTTGGATAGCACTGTAGTCTGTAGTACAATAAACAAAGCAAACTCTGTAGGAAATGGGCAAGCATCCCAGACAAGTCAACCTAACTACCATACTAAGCTGAAAAAGGCCTGGCTTACTAGACACTCAGAGGaagataaaaatactaataaaatggaaaattcagggAATTCTGTATCAGAAATTATTAAGCCATGTTCTGTCAATTTAATAGCCTCTACATCTAATGATATACAAAATAGTGTAGATAGTAAGATCATAGTtgataaatatgtaaaagatGATAAAGTCAGTAGGAGAAAAGCCAAAAGAACTTACGAATCTGGCTCTGAAAGTGGAGACTCAGATGAAAGTGAAAGCAAGTCAGAGCAAAGGACTAAGAGGCAACCTAAGCCAACttacaaaaagaagcaaaatgattTGCAGAAGAAAAAAGGTGACATAGAAGAAGATTTAAAACCCAATGGGGTCCTCAGCAGGAGtgccaaagaaaaaagtaaactgaaATTGCAGAGCAACAGTAATAGTg CTGGTATCCCTCGTTCAGTATTAAAAGATTGGCGTAAAGTCAAGAAGCTGAAGCAAACTGGGGAATCCTTTTTACAGGATGACTCCTGCTGTGAGATAGGGCCTAATTTGCAAAAGTGCCGGGAATGTAGACTTATTCGGAGTAAAAAAGGAGAAGAACCAACTCATTCACCAGTGTTTTGTAGATTTTACTACTTTAGACG attGTCATTTAGTAAAAATGGAGTGGTTAGAATAGATGGTTTTTCTTCTCCTGACCAATATGATGATGAAGCTATGAGCTTATGGACACATGAAAATTACGATGATGATGAACTAGATGTAGAAACTTCAAAATACATCTTGGATATCATAGGTGATAAGTTCTGTCAGTTAGTAACATCGGAAAAAACAGCTTTGTCCTGGGTGAAAAAGGATG cCAAAATTGCCTGGAAAAGAGCAGTGAGAGGAGTCCGGGAAATGTGTGACGCATGTGAAGCAACATTGTTTAACATTCATTGGGTCTGCCAAAAATGTGGATTTGTGGTCTGCTTAGATTGTTATaaggcaaaggaaaggaagagctcTAGAG ATAAAGAACTGTATGCTTGGATGAAGTGTGTGAAGGGACAGCCTCATGATCACAAACATTTAATGCCAACTCAAATTATACCCGGTTCTG ttttgaCAGATCTTCTAGATGCAATGCATACTCTTAGAGAAAAATATGGTATTAAATCCCATTGTCATTGCACTAACAAACAGAATATACAAGTTGGAAATTTTCCTGCAATGAATGGTGTATCTCAA GTTTTACAGAATGTTCTTAATCACAGTAATAAAATTTCTCTGTGCATGCCTGAGTCTCAGCAGCAAAATAACCCTCAGAAGTCTGAGAGTAAAGGCAACAGCAGCCCAGGGAGTGACGAAAGCACAGACAGCAAGTTAACTCCTCCAGAATCCCAGTCACCGCTGCATTGGTTAGCAGATCTTGCAGAGCAAAagtccagagaggaaaaaaaag aaaacaaagaatttgcccttgaaaagcaaattaaagaagAGCAAGAACAAGACAGCCCTGATTCTCCAAATAGCAGAACATCACCTCCTGTGTCCCAGAATAATGAGCAAGGCTCAACTCTACGAGATTTGCTGACCACAACCGCTGGCAAGCTACGTGTGGGTTCTACAGATGCTGGGATTGCCTTTGCCCCAGTGTATTCAATGGGAACCCCA AGTGGTAAAAGTGGAAGGACCATGCCAAACATTCTTGATGACATAATTGCTTCAGTTGTTGAAAACAAAATTCCACCAAATAAAgcctctaaaataaatgtaaaaccgGAGCCAAAAGAAGAGCCTAAAGAGAGCAGAAAATCAGCCATGgaggaaaacaaattatatagTGATATACCACATTCCTGGATCTGTGAGCAGCATATTTTGTGGcttaaagattataaaaatattaataattggaAGCTTTTCAAAGAGTGTTGGAAACATGGACAA ccTGCAGTGGTTTCTGGTGTgcataagaaaatgaacattagCTTGTGGAAGGCGGAGTCAATTAGTCTTGATTTTGGAGACCACCAAGCTGATCTCCTGAACTGCAAAGACAGCATTATTTCAAATGCCAATGTTAAGGAATTCTGGGATGGTTTTGAAGAAGTTTCAA AACGACAAAAAACGAAAAATGGAGAAACAgttgttttaaaactgaaagattGCCCTTCAGGAGAAGACTTCAAGACTATGATGCCAGcaag ATACgaagatcttttaaaaagcctACCATTGCCAGAATATTGTAGTCCAGAAGGAAAATTCAACTTGGCCTCTCATTTGCCAGGATTTTTTGTACGCCCTGATCTAGGACCCAGGTTGTGCAGTGCCTATG GTGTAGCGGCTGCTAAAGATCATGACATAGGAACAACAAATCTCCACGTTGAAGTTTCTGATGTTGTAAATATTCTAGTCTATGTTGGCATAGCAAAAGGAAATGGCATTCTCTCAAAAGCAG GAATACTCAAGAAATTTGAGGAGGAAGATTTGGATGACATTTTAAGAAAACGATTGAAGGACTCAAGTGAAATACCTGGTGCTCTGTGGCATATTTATGCAGGGAAAGACATTGACAAGATAAGGGAATTTCTTCAGAAG ATTTCAAAAGAACAAGGCATTGAAGTTCTCCCAGAACATGATCCGATACGTGACCAAAGTTGGTACGTGAACAAAAAGCTGCGCCAAAGACTTCTTGAGGAGTATGGAGTTAGGACCTGGACTCTCATTCAGTTCCTTGGTGACGCCATTGTTTTACCAGCGGGAGCCCTTCATCAG GTACAGAATTTTCACAGCTGTATTCAGGTAACTGAAGACTTTGTGTCTCCAGAACATCTTGTACAGTCATTTCACTTAACACAGGAACTGAGACTTTTGAAGGAGGAAATCAATTATGATGATAAACTACAG gttaaaaatatattgtatcatGCAGTCAAGGAAATGGTGAGAGCTTTGAAGATACATGAAGATGAAGTAGAGGACATGGAAGAAAATTAG